The Coffea eugenioides isolate CCC68of chromosome 8, Ceug_1.0, whole genome shotgun sequence genome has a segment encoding these proteins:
- the LOC113780863 gene encoding basic blue protein-like: MASKAFLIAVAMAATIVAPTMAKEILVGGEDGWRLGINYQAWADGIEFDVGDTLVFNYVAGNHNVIKVNGTDFQRCAAPLGAAPLISGHDVILLATPGRKWYICGVANHCQAGPMKFAITVQVQGGRSPPSASAPESPSPASAPSPASPCS, from the exons ATGGCGTCGAAAGCTTTCTTGATTGCAGTAGCTATGGCTGCTACAATTGTCGCTCCAACAATGGCAAAGGAAATATTGGTTGGAGGTGAAGATGGTTGGAGATTGGGCATTAATTATCAGGCCTGGGCTGATGGAATTGAATTTGACGTTGGAGATACCTTGG TGTTTAACTACGTGGCTGGAAACCacaatgtcatcaaagtaaatgGGACCGACTTCCAACGTTGCGCGGCGCCGCTCGGCGCTGCACCTTTAATCTCCGGTCATGATGTGATCCTCCTCGCCACTCCCGGAAGGAAATGGTACATTTGTGGCGTTGCCAATCATTGCCAGGCTGGACCAATGAAGTTTGCCATTACTGTCCAGGTCCAGGGAGGTAGATCTCCTCCATCTGCATCTGCTCCAGAATCTCCTTCACCTGCATCTGCTCCAAGTCCTGCCTCCCCGTGTTCTTGA
- the LOC113780864 gene encoding mavicyanin-like has translation MASKAFLIALAVVAAIVAPTRAKEIVVGGKDGWMLGMDYQAWADGIEFHVGDTLVFNYKPGAHNVIKVNGTEFKLCAAPLGAAPLTSGHDVITLAAPGRKWYICGVADHCHTGPMKFAITVQPGLGSPSPAPALTPPKPDAGAATGFGPSKTFSWLIAALAAFMMIMA, from the exons ATGGCGTCGAAAGCTTTCTTGATTGCATTAGCTGTTGTTGCTGCAATTGTTGCTCCGACAAGGGCAAAGGAAATTGTGGTCGGAGGTAAAGATGGTTGGATGTTGGGCATGGATTATCAGGCCTGGGCTGATGGAATCGAATTCCACGTCGGAGATACCTTAG TGTTTAACTACAAACCTGGAGCACacaatgtcatcaaagtaaatgGAACCGAGTTCAAACTTTGCGCAGCACCACTCGGGGCTGCTCCTTTAACCTCCGGTCACGATGTAATCACCCTCGCCGCTCCCGGAAGGAAATGGTACATTTGTGGCGTTGCCGACCATTGTCACACTGGACCAATGAAGTTTGCCATTACTGTCCAGCCCGGTTTAGGATCTCCTTCACCTGCACCTGCTCTAACTCCTCCCAAACCCGATGCTGGAGCAGCCACCGGATTTGGTCCCTCAAAAACTTTCTCTTGGCTGATTGCTGCATTGGCCGCCTTCATGATGATCATGGCTTGA
- the LOC113779550 gene encoding probable sugar phosphate/phosphate translocator At1g12500 has translation MVEAQSWTTRRGSNPRLESTDQVLDIPVTPTAEIKHQQGVGSLISPNLLTALIIASWYLSNIGVLLLNKYLLSFYGYRYPIFLTMLHMISCASYSFVAIRWLEIVPFQQIHSRKQFFKILALSAIFCFSVVCGNTSLRYLPVSFNQAIGATTPFFTAIFAFVITCKKESAEVYLALVPVVLGIVLASNSEPLFHLFGFLMALGSTAGRALKSVVQGLLLTSDAEKLHSMNLLLYMAPMAAMILLPFTLYIEGNVTAVTIEKARLDGFMIFLLVANATVAYLVNLTNFLVTKHTSALTLQVLGNAKAAVAAVVSVLIFRNPVTVMGMTGFAVTLMGVVLYSEAKKRSKLTAH, from the coding sequence ATGGTGGAGGCACAGTCATGGACAACAAGGAGGGGAAGCAACCCAAGATTGGAGTCCACAGACcaagtcctggatatcccagttACGCCAACTGCTGAAATAAAACATCAACAGGGGGTGGGATCCTTAATCTCTCCAAATTTGCTGACAGCACTTATCATTGCATCATGGTACTTGTCAAACATTGGTGTACTTTTACTGAACAAATATCTCCTCAGCTTTTATGGTTACCGTTACCCAATCTTCCTTACCATGCTGCACATGATCTCTTGTGCTTCTTATAGCTTTGTAGCCATCAGGTGGCTAGAAATTGTCCCTTTTCAGCAAATTCATAGTAGGAAGCAGTTTTTCAAGATTCTTGCTTTATCTGctattttttgcttttctgtTGTCTGTGGGAATACTTCTTTGAGGTACTTGCCTGTCTCGTTCAACCAAGCAATTGGTGCCACTACCCCTTTCTTCACAGCCATTTTTGCATTTGTGATTACTTGTAAAAAGGAATCTGCTGAGGTTTATTTAGCACTTGTCCCTGTGGTTCTTGGGATTGTTTTGGCTAGCAATAGCGAGCCCTTGTTTCATCTTTTTGGGTTTTTAATGGCATTAGGTTCCACTGCTGGGAGAGCCTTGAAGTCTGTGGTTCAAGGGTTGTTGTTAACGTCTGATGCTGAGAAATTGCACTCGATGAATCTCTTGTTGTACATGGCTCCGATGGCAGCTATGATTTTGTTACCCTTTACTTTGTATATTGAGGGGAACGTGACTGCCGTGACAATTGAGAAGGCGAGGCTCGATGGGTTTATGATCTTTTTGTTGGTTGCCAATGCCACTGTGGCTTATTTGGTGAATTTGACTAACTTCTTGGTGACAAAGCATACTAGTGCTTTGACTTTGCAAGTGTTGGGGAATGCCAAGGCTGCTGTGGCTGCTGTGGTTTCAGTCTTGATATTCAGGAATCCGGTGACCGTTATGGGGATGACCGGATTTGCTGTGACACTAATGGGGGTGGTGCTTTACAGTGAGGCCAAGAAGAGGTCTAAACTTACAGCTCATTGA
- the LOC113780865 gene encoding geraniol 8-hydroxylase-like, with product MEFNSLLLLSPLLFCITSILLYIANRSINKQKRLPPGPKGLPIIGNLLKLGDRPHESLTMLAKIHGPLMTIKLGRVTTVVASSAEMAREILQKNDQAFLSRPIPDAATAETDYQHSVIWTPGGPKWQKLRKLLNNQVFTPQRLDALQELRHQMMENMLKRVFEAREAGEAIYIGRLVFGTTLSLLSNMSFSADVLDPNSKEVKELKDLIQMILELVGKPNLADFFPILKLFDPQGIRRDIKRGYDGLHSLIENNIDRRMKQRASSIERSEDFLDALLDHSEQYGPDELDRREVRLLLMDLFIGGTDTSSATVEWVMTELLHNPEKMAKVKQELVEKIGSGFSVKEADILQLPYLDAVLKETMRLHPAAPLITHSAMTDVQLCGFVIPKHTQVMVNAWSITRDTAYWKDPTIFLPERFLNSDLDFRGRDLSFIPFGAGRRICPGLPLAVRIVKLLLATLVHNFDWKLPNGMEPKDMDMRDKFGLTLEKAKPLAAIPMRVSNC from the exons ATGGAGTTTAACAGTTTACTTCTCCTGTCTCCTCTCTTATTCTGCATTACCTCCATCTTGCTTTACATAGCAAACCGATCAATCAACAAGCAGAAGAGGCTTCCTCCAGGCCCCAAAGGCCTTCCAATTATTGGGAATCTCCTCAAATTAGGTGACAGACCCCATGAGTCCTTGACCATGTTAGCCAAGATTCACGGTCCACTCATGACAATCAAACTTGGCCGTGTCACAACTGTAGTTGCATCTTCAGCTGAAATGGCTAGAGAAATTCTCCAAAAGAATGATCAGGCTTTCTTGAGCAGGCCAATCCCAGATGCGGCAACTGCAGAAACTGATTACCAGCATTCCGTAATTTGGACTCCTGGAGGTCCAAAATGGCAAAAGCTGCGAAAGCTTTTGAACAATCAAGTTTTTACCCCCCAAAGATTGGATGCGTTGCAAGAATTACGGCACCAAATGATGGAAAACATGCTTAAACGTGTCTTCGAAGCTCGAGAAGCTGGAGAAGCTATTTATATTGGGAGATTAGTGTTCGGTACAACTTTGAGCTTATTGTCCAACATGTCATTTTCAGCTGACGTGCTGGATCCAAATTCAAAAGAAGTTAAAGAATTAAAAGATTTGATTCAGATGATTTTGGAGCTTGTTGGCAAGCCAAATCTCGCTGATTTTTTTCCTATTCTAAAGCTATTTGACCCTCAGGGAATTAGAAGAGATATTAAGCGTGGTTATGATGGTTTGCACTCGCTAATTGAGAACAATATTGATCGCCGGATGAAACAAAGGGCTTCTAGCATAGAAAGATCGGAGGATTTCTTGGATGCTCTTCTCGATCACAGTGAACAATATGGCCCGGATGAACTGGATCGCCGCGAAGTTAGACTACTACTCATG GATTTGTTTATAGGAGGTACAGATACCTCCAGCGCCACCGTGGAATGGGTAATGACAGAACTTCTTCACAACCCAGAGAAAATGGCAAAAGTAAAGCAAGAACTTGTAGAAAAAATTGGCTCAGGGTTTAGTGTCAAGGAGGCAGACATCCTGCAACTTCCTTATCTAGATGCAGTCCTAAAAGAAACAATGAGACTTCATCCCGCAGCACCGCTTATCACCCATTCTGCCATGACAGACGTGCAACTTTGTGGTTTCGTCATTCCAAAACATACTCAAGTAATGGTGAACGCATGGTCGATCACGAGGGACACAGCTTACTGGAAAGATCCCACCATATTTCTACCAGAAAGGTTTCTGAATTCAGATTTGGATTTCAGGGGGAGGGATTTATCCTTCATCCCTTTTGGCGCTGGACGGCGAATTTGCCCTGGATTGCCGCTGGCAGTGAGAATAGTGAAATTGTTGTTAGCTACTCTTGTACATAATTTTGATTGGAAACTTCCTAATGGTATGGAGCCAAAGGATATGGACATGAGAGATAAGTTTGGGCTTACACTTGAGAAAGCTAAGCCACTTGCTGCTATTCCAATGAGAGTTTCAAATTGTTGA